GACATTCTGGAACGCGCGAGTCGTTTGTTCGATGAGGTGATCGTCGCCATTCTGGTGAACACCAGCAAACGCGGCCTTTTCACCCAGGAGGAACGACTCACCCTGTTGCGAGACGTCACGCGCGACCTGGCGAACGTCCGGGTGGAAGCCTTCTCGGGCTTGACGGCCGAATATGCCCGCCAGCAGCAGGCCCACGTCTTGATTCGTGGCCTACGGGCGGTGTCGGACTTCGATTCGGAGTTGCGTCTGGCACTCACCAACAAGAAGCTGAATCCAGGCCTGGAAACGGTGTTCCTGATGACCAGCGCGGAAAATTTGTTTCTCAGTTCCAGCACCATCAAGGAATTGGTCTCCCTGGGCGGGTCTCCCGAGGGCATGGTCCCCCCTGCGGTGGTCGGCCCGCTGGTCCGCAAGTTGACCTCCACCGACGCCTGAAGGCCGCGCGCACATCCTTCCCAGCCGTCCCTGGATTTCCGAACTCAGAGCTGCCAGCCGAGCCACTTCGGGAAAGAACACCTCGCTGCAGGCAAGGAACTTATTGACCAGAATCGGGTTATTCGGAACAATAACTGCTGCGTTCCGTCTGTGCGGATGCTCCCACAAATTTCTCATTCTTCACCATTGCCCGTCGCCGATTGAGCTTGCGACCCGGCTTTTTGGAGGGAATAACCATTCGTCTCGAGCAACTTTTCCGGCAGTTGGAAGACCTCATCTTGGGCTGCCCCAAGGTCCCCCTGACCAACCGCATCATTATCGACGAAGACGTCCTCATCAACCTGATCGACGACATCCGGCAAGAGTTGCCTGGAGAGTTTCGCAACGCCCAGGAAATTTGCAACACCAAGGACCAAATGCTGGCAGAAGCGCAGCGGGAAGCCGAGGCCATCCGGACGGGAGCTGAGCGTGACCGGATGCGCGCGGTGTCTGAAACCGAAGTCTATCGGCAGGCGCAAGTGGAGGCCGACCGGCTGATTCGCGAGGCGCACATTCAAGTCCACGAACAGCAGGCCAGCGCGGATCAATACGCAGACGAGGTGCTGGCTGAGCTCGAAACCAAGATCGGCAAGGCGCTGCAAACCATCAAAAACGGGCGTCAGCAACTCGCCGGCACGCGCAACTGACCGGCGCCACTGCGCGGCCGGACCAATCCTTCTCACGCAGCCCTGTTGGAGTCCCCAATTTGGGGAACAATCAACATGGGCGCCGGTTCCCACCTGTTCACCCAGAGAGGCACTCGCTATGCATCTGCGCGATCGCCTGATTCGGCTGAAAGACGATGGTCGTCTGGTTGTCCTGTTCTTCGGCCCTCACCAAGACTCTTACCTGGCACGAATCCTGCGCGTGGGAGTTGACTACATCGAATTCGAAGCCTGTGAGCCAGACGAAACCGTGACAGCGCATCAAATCATGCCGCTGTCCTTGCTCGTCGGCATCACGGTGTCTTCCGTGGAACGCCAACGGGAGCAGCTCGAAGTCCTCTACGAAAAAGAACCCGAAGAAGGGGAAGCGCGCTGAGCCACGGGCCCAGCGCCTCCTGCTCAGGCCAGGTCGTCGAGCGCCAGTTGAACGTCCTGCAGCAAGTCGCCCGCATCCTCGATGCCCACGGACAGCCGCAGCAAACCATCCACCACGCCACGCGCTTCCCTCACCTCCTTGGGAATCGACCCGTGGGTCATCGAGACCGGGTGGCACATCAACGATTCCACACCCCCTAAACTCTCGGCGAGTGTGAACAACTTGACGCGTTGTCCCACGTGTCGGGCGGCCTCAAGGCCGCCTCGCAAGGTGAAACTCACCATGCCGCCGAACCCGCGCATCTGCCGGGAGGCCAGCTCGTGCTGGGGATGGTCGGGGAGCCCTGGGTAGTAGACCCGTTCCACGGCGGCGTGCTCCACCAGCATGGCGGCCATCAAGCGGGCGTTGTGCTCGTGCTGACGCATCCGCAAGGCCAGCGTCTTCAATCCACGTAGCGTCAGCCAGCAGTCAAACGGACTCGGCACCCCACCCACGGCGTTCTGATGGAACTTCACCCCTTGAAACAGGTCTTCGCGATTGGTCAGGACCGCCCCCCCCACCACATCGGAGTGGCCCCCGATGTACTTGGTGGTCGAATGAACCACCACGTCAGCCCCCAGGTCCAGCGGGTTTTGAAGGTAAGGCGTGGCAAAGGTGTTGTCGACGGCCAAAATCACCCCAGCCTCCCGCGTCAGTTGGGAGAGGGCGGAGATGTCCGCCAGTTTTAACAGGGGATTGGTGGGAGATTCGATCCAGACCATCCGGCTATTTGGCAGGAGGGCCGCTTGCACCTGGGCTGGGTCAGAGGCATCTACCCAGCTGTAGGTGATCCCGTAGCGGCGGAAGACCTTGTCAAACAGCCGAAAGGTGCCTCCATACACATCGTCCCCCACCACCACGTGGTCCCCTGCCGAGAGCAGGTTCATGACCGCTGAGGTGGCTGCCACCCCGGAGGCAAAGGCGAGACCGAAGCGGGCATTTTCCAGGGAAGCCAGACAGGCCTCCAGCGAGGCCCGCGTCGGATTGGCCGTCCGCGAGTAATCGAAGCCCCGGTGCTCCCCGGGCGCTGCCTGGGCATAGGTCGACGTAGCGTAGATGGGAGGGATGACCGCCCCCGTGAGCGGGTCAGGGGCCTGGCCCACGTGGATGGCCTTGGTGGCAAAGTTCAACATGGCGTTCGTCCGTGCCTTTCGCGCGTCGGGTTCAGGAGGAAATGGTGGCCTGGTCGGCAAGGAAATGAATGAAGTCGATACGCGTCAAGACGCCGACGGGACGTCGCTCCGACACGACCAACACGGCAGAATCTCCCTCTGCCAAGGTGTAGCAGGCATCCGCGACGTCCACATCGGCGGACAGTTGCGGAAAGGGGCGCCCCATCACATCCCGCACCAAGGTGCTGGCCAGATCGACCTTTTCAAGGGCCAAACGCAGAACATCCCCCTCCTGGATCGCGCCCACGACCTCATCGCCAGCCATCACGGGCAACTGGCTGATGTTGTACTGGCGAAGCAGGTTGGCCGCCCGCTGAACCGGCTCGGAGGGCCCCACGTGAATGATGGGCTGAAGGCTGGCCTTCTGACGCAGCAGGTCCGCCAATTTGCTGGCGGGGGGTTCGTCGATGAAATGGTGGTCGGCCATCCAGGCGTCCGAGTACAGTTTGCTGACATAAGAACGTCCCCCACTGGGAAGGATCACGACCACCACGGCATCGGGCGGCAACTGACTGGCGACGCGCACAGCGGCGGTGACAGCCGTGCCACAGGAACCTCCGCAGAAAATGCCCTCCTCCCGAGTCAGGCGACGGGCCATCCGGAAGCTGTCCCGATCGCTGACGCGTTCGAAACGGTCCACCAAGCTCACATCCGCGGTGGGGGGGACGCAACTCATCCCAATCCCCTCCACGTAATAGGGTTTGGGCTCGTCTCCCGAATAAATCGACCCTTCCGGGTCCGCCCCGATCACGACAATCTCAGGATTCTGCTCCTTGAGGAAGCGGGCCACCCCAGAAAGCGTTCCGCCGGTTCCCATCGAGGCCACCAGATGAGTCACCCGACCCTCCGTGTCTCTCCAGATCTCCGGCCCGGTGGTCCGGTAGTGGGCTTCAGGGTTGTCGAGATTTTTGAACTGATTGGGCTGAAACGCGTTGGGCAGTTCGGCCGTCAGACGATCTGCCACCGAGTAGTAAGAGCGAGGGTCCGAGGCTTCAACATTCGTGGGGGTGATGATGACCTCGGCCCCATAGGCCTGCAGCAAACGGACCTTATCCTCCGACATCTTGTCAGGCATCACGAAGATGCAGCGATAGCCCTTCACCGCCGCCGCCTGCGCCAGGCCAATGCCGGTGTTGCCACTGGTCGGCTCGACAATCGTGGCCCCGGGCTTCAGCAACCCCCGCCGTTCCGCCTCCTCGAGCATGAAGAGCGATGGGCGATCCTTGACCGAATTACCTGGATTTTGCGCCTCTACCTTGGCCAGCACCAGGCAAGACGCCCCATCCGTCACCTTGTTCAAGCGCACCAGCGGCGTGTTACCGATGGCCTCCAGGATGCTCCCCAGGTAATTCAACACGGATCCTCCTCGATCAGTTGACCTGCACCTCCACGTCTTCGGGGAGGCCCTAGCGATTGTACATCAGCGGATGCGCCACCTGGGAAGCAGCCTCCTGCGCTGGTTCACTCCGCCCCTGGTGATCTGGCGCACCCACCACGTCGTGAGCCGGAGTGTCTGGCTCACGATTCGACCGGTACTCTAAAATGACGCGTCTGATCACGGAGCCGTTCCTTGCTGTTTGAAGCCCAACTCGACCTTCACGTCCGCGCTCGCTACCCGCTGCTCCTCTTGGCGACCTCGGAGGAGCAGCGAGCGCTGGCCCACATTCAGCGAGTCGCCCAGGCCGGCCCCCATCCCCGGGAAGTACTCGTGTGGGATATCGCCGAGGGGTTCCGCCCTGGCCACACCGCCAAGGGTGATCCCCTCGCGGCGCTGGCTCAAGTCAGGGAAAGTCCCGCCGCGCGACGCTGGGTGTTCGTCTTGCTGGACTTCCACCGATATTGGGAACAACCACAGGTCGCCCGGACCCTGCGCAATCTGGCCGAGACGCTCCGGGCCGAGCGAAAAACCATCGTGTTCATCTCGCCCGGCGCACGCGTCCCGGCAGAGCTGCAGGAGGACCTGACCGTCCTGGACTTTCCCCTTCCTGACCGAGCGGAGATCGCGCGGGAGATTGACCAACTGGTCCCCGCTGCGCATCACCAACTGACCGCGCCGGCGCGAGAAACCTTGATACAAGCCTGCAGAGGACTCGGCCTCCAGCGCATCCGGCAGGTGCTGGCCAAGGCGATCGCCGCGGACGGCCGCCTCGATGAGAGAGACATCGACCTGGTGCTGGAGGAGAAGAAGCAGATCATCCGTCAGACCGAAGTCCTCGAATTTTTTCCCGCCCACGAGAGTGTGGCGGATATCGGCGGCCTCAACAACCTCAAGGCCTGGCTGAACCTGCGCGCCGACACCTTCAACGAGGCGGCGCGCCGCTACGGGTTGCCGAATCCACGTGGATTGCTGCTCGTGGGCATTCAGGGCACCGGTAAATCACTGTGTGCCAAGGCGATCGCGCAGCTCTGGCGCTTGCCCCTGCTGCGTCTCGATGTGGGCCGCTTGATGGGGAACCTGGTGGGGGAAAGTGAAGCCCGCGCCCGCGAGATGATTCGCTTGGCCGAGGCCATGGCTCCTGCCGTGCTCTGGATGGACGAGATCGACAAGGCCTTCGCGGGAGCTGGCCACGGAGATGCCGGAACCAGCGCCCGGGTGTTGGGAACGCTGATCACCTGGATGCAGGAGAAAACTGCACCGGTGTTCGTGGTCGCGACGGCGAATCAGGTCGACCAACTCCCACCGGAGTTGCTTCGCAAAGGGCGATTCGATGAAATTTTTTTCATCGGCTTGCCCAGTGACGACGAACGTCGCGAAATTTTCGACGTGCATCTCCGACGCGTCCGTCCCCACGCTCGCCGCCAGTTCGATCTCGAGCGATTGGTGGCCGTCTCGGGTGGTTTCTCCGGGGCGGAAATTGCCCAGGCCATCACCGAAGCCATGTTTGGGGCTTACGCTCAGCAACGAGAGTTCGAAACCAACGACATCGTGACCGTCCTGCGGGAGAGTGTGCCGCTCTCCCGCA
The sequence above is a segment of the Candidatus Sericytochromatia bacterium genome. Coding sequences within it:
- a CDS encoding AAA family ATPase; translated protein: MLFEAQLDLHVRARYPLLLLATSEEQRALAHIQRVAQAGPHPREVLVWDIAEGFRPGHTAKGDPLAALAQVRESPAARRWVFVLLDFHRYWEQPQVARTLRNLAETLRAERKTIVFISPGARVPAELQEDLTVLDFPLPDRAEIAREIDQLVPAAHHQLTAPARETLIQACRGLGLQRIRQVLAKAIAADGRLDERDIDLVLEEKKQIIRQTEVLEFFPAHESVADIGGLNNLKAWLNLRADTFNEAARRYGLPNPRGLLLVGIQGTGKSLCAKAIAQLWRLPLLRLDVGRLMGNLVGESEARAREMIRLAEAMAPAVLWMDEIDKAFAGAGHGDAGTSARVLGTLITWMQEKTAPVFVVATANQVDQLPPELLRKGRFDEIFFIGLPSDDERREIFDVHLRRVRPHARRQFDLERLVAVSGGFSGAEIAQAITEAMFGAYAQQREFETNDIVTVLRESVPLSRTAQEQIDTLKHWANSGRARLASQEMPRVRKLKPHASDTEDE
- a CDS encoding cystathionine gamma-synthase, whose protein sequence is MLNFATKAIHVGQAPDPLTGAVIPPIYATSTYAQAAPGEHRGFDYSRTANPTRASLEACLASLENARFGLAFASGVAATSAVMNLLSAGDHVVVGDDVYGGTFRLFDKVFRRYGITYSWVDASDPAQVQAALLPNSRMVWIESPTNPLLKLADISALSQLTREAGVILAVDNTFATPYLQNPLDLGADVVVHSTTKYIGGHSDVVGGAVLTNREDLFQGVKFHQNAVGGVPSPFDCWLTLRGLKTLALRMRQHEHNARLMAAMLVEHAAVERVYYPGLPDHPQHELASRQMRGFGGMVSFTLRGGLEAARHVGQRVKLFTLAESLGGVESLMCHPVSMTHGSIPKEVREARGVVDGLLRLSVGIEDAGDLLQDVQLALDDLA
- the coaD gene encoding pantetheine-phosphate adenylyltransferase: DILERASRLFDEVIVAILVNTSKRGLFTQEERLTLLRDVTRDLANVRVEAFSGLTAEYARQQQAHVLIRGLRAVSDFDSELRLALTNKKLNPGLETVFLMTSAENLFLSSSTIKELVSLGGSPEGMVPPAVVGPLVRKLTSTDA
- a CDS encoding cystathionine beta-synthase gives rise to the protein MNYLGSILEAIGNTPLVRLNKVTDGASCLVLAKVEAQNPGNSVKDRPSLFMLEEAERRGLLKPGATIVEPTSGNTGIGLAQAAAVKGYRCIFVMPDKMSEDKVRLLQAYGAEVIITPTNVEASDPRSYYSVADRLTAELPNAFQPNQFKNLDNPEAHYRTTGPEIWRDTEGRVTHLVASMGTGGTLSGVARFLKEQNPEIVVIGADPEGSIYSGDEPKPYYVEGIGMSCVPPTADVSLVDRFERVSDRDSFRMARRLTREEGIFCGGSCGTAVTAAVRVASQLPPDAVVVVILPSGGRSYVSKLYSDAWMADHHFIDEPPASKLADLLRQKASLQPIIHVGPSEPVQRAANLLRQYNISQLPVMAGDEVVGAIQEGDVLRLALEKVDLASTLVRDVMGRPFPQLSADVDVADACYTLAEGDSAVLVVSERRPVGVLTRIDFIHFLADQATISS